Proteins from a single region of Raphanus sativus cultivar WK10039 unplaced genomic scaffold, ASM80110v3 Scaffold3462, whole genome shotgun sequence:
- the LOC108820707 gene encoding uncharacterized protein LOC108820707 isoform X1, translated as MGGCLVCYREPRTTETLKDPPLNPTAKTFKKPNASEDFWSTSTVDMDNTTFPSQGSISSSNQTFESQSGARNSNPPPPPEFVNQGLLLWNQTRERWVGKERRNHHNPPDHSQGAKINWNAASYDSLLGSNKLFPQPIPLNEMVDFLVEVWEQEGLYD; from the exons ATGGG TGGTTGCCTGGTTTGCTACAGAGAACCTAGAACAACTGAAACTCTAAAGGATCCACCTTTAAATCCCACAGCTAAAACGTTTAAGAAACCAAACGCCTCTGAAGATTTTTGGTCAACCAGCACTGTCGATATGGACAACACCACCTTCCCTTCTCAGGGGAGCATCTCCTCGTCTAACCAGACTTTTGAGTCTCAGTCTGGTGCTAGGAACTCTAATCCCCCTCCTCCTCCTGAATTTGTAAACCAAG GTCTTCTTCTTTGGAATCAGACCCGGGAGCGTTGGGTGGGCAAGGAAAGACGTAATCATCATAACCCACCGGATCACAGTCAAGGAGCTAAGATTAA TTGGAACGCAGCATCGTATGATAGCTTGCTGGGGAGCAACAAGTTATTTCCCCAACCCATTCCTCTCAAT GAAATGGTGGATTTTCTGGTGGAGGTTTGGGAACAAGAAGGTCTATATGACTGA
- the LOC108820707 gene encoding uncharacterized protein LOC108820707 isoform X2, with translation MDNTTFPSQGSISSSNQTFESQSGARNSNPPPPPEFVNQGLLLWNQTRERWVGKERRNHHNPPDHSQGAKINWNAASYDSLLGSNKLFPQPIPLNEMVDFLVEVWEQEGLYD, from the exons ATGGACAACACCACCTTCCCTTCTCAGGGGAGCATCTCCTCGTCTAACCAGACTTTTGAGTCTCAGTCTGGTGCTAGGAACTCTAATCCCCCTCCTCCTCCTGAATTTGTAAACCAAG GTCTTCTTCTTTGGAATCAGACCCGGGAGCGTTGGGTGGGCAAGGAAAGACGTAATCATCATAACCCACCGGATCACAGTCAAGGAGCTAAGATTAA TTGGAACGCAGCATCGTATGATAGCTTGCTGGGGAGCAACAAGTTATTTCCCCAACCCATTCCTCTCAAT GAAATGGTGGATTTTCTGGTGGAGGTTTGGGAACAAGAAGGTCTATATGACTGA